One window from the genome of Cyprinus carpio isolate SPL01 chromosome B1, ASM1834038v1, whole genome shotgun sequence encodes:
- the rnf175 gene encoding RING finger protein 175: MAGLQHQDDPLKMSHGETWKMQHERLHVKHRGHEAMHAEMVLILIATLVVAQIVLVQWKQRHCRSYNMVTLLQMWVVPLYFTIKLYWWRFLSTWGMFSVITSYVIFRATRKPLSCRTPRMVYKWFLLIYKLSYAVGVIGYLAIMFTMFGFNIFFRIKAEDSMDVGVIMLFYGLYYGVMGRDFAEICSDYMASTIGYYNMGGMPSRNLSNDMCAVCGQKIFVDVDEEGIIEDTYQLSCNHTFHEFCIRGWCIVGKKQTCPYCNEKVDLKRMMNNPWERTHVLYGQLLDWLRYLVAWQPIIIGVVHGINFSLGLE, from the exons ATGGCTGGCTTGCAACACCAG GACGATCCTTTAAAAATGTCCCACGGAGAAACTTGGAA GATGCAGCATGAGAGGTTGCATGTGAAGCACAGAGGTCATGAGGCCATGCATGCCGAGATGGTTCTGATCCTCATTGCCACGCTGGTGGTCGCTCAGATTGTCCTGGTTCAGTGGAAACAAAGACATTGCAGATCCTACAAT ATGGTCACGCTATTGCAGATGTGGGTGGTTCCTCTTTACTTCACCATTAAGCTTTACTGGTGGCGTTTCCTGTCCACATGGGGCATGTTCTCCGTCATCACCAGCTATGTTATATTCAGAGCCACACGCAAGCCTCTCTCCTGCAGAACGCCACG GATGGTGTATAAGTGGTTCCTCCTCATTTACAAGCTGAGCTACGCTGTGGGTGTGATTGGATATCTCGCCATCATGTTTACCATGTTTGGATTCAACATTTTTTTCAG GATTAAAGCAGAGGATTCAATGGATGTGGGTGTGATTATGCTTTTCTATGGTCTGTACTATGGGGTAATGGGACGTGACTTTGCTGAAATCTGCTCAGACTATATGGCATCCACAATAGGG TATTATAACATGGGTGGTATGCCGTCCAGAAACCTCAGTAATGATATGTGTGCCGTGTGTGGTCAGAAGATTTTTGTGGATGTAGATGAGGAAGGCATCATTGAGGACACCTACCAGCTCTCCTGTAACCACAC ATTTCACGAATTCTGTATTCGTGGctggtgcattgtgggaaaaAAGCAGACATGTCCTTACTGCAATGAGAAGGTGGACCTCAAAAGGATGATGAATAACCC CTGGGAGAGAACACATGTTTTATATGGACAACTTCTGGATTGGTTGCGGTACTTGGTCGCCTGGCAACCCATCATAATTGGAGTCGTGCACGGAATAAATTTTTCACTTGGACTGGAATAA
- the LOC109078637 gene encoding fibrinogen alpha chain: MQKSVQFYGSQRKAIIQTYMQEIRYAKFAEDLHRNLTFLHKRSAELAKDLKKHHHLIWDQINEIRRTEVDIDIKIRACKGSCKQTFDHAVDNDAFKAMENKMEQFNIISKRRKSFSKNKKLKLQSVDRPSVSPSYRKIPIVRTELLTKFEDIEQHQVILDELLEDI; this comes from the exons ATGCAAAAGAGTGTACAGTTTTATGGATCACAAAGAAAAGCTATCATCCAGACATATA TGCAGGAGATCAGATATGCTAAGTTTGCTGAAGACCTTCACAGAAACTTAACATTCCTGCACAAGAGGTCTGCAGAGCTTGCAAAAGACTTAAAGAAGCATCATCACTTGATCTGGGATCAAATCAATGAAATCCGTCGAACTGAG GTGGACATTGACATCAAAATCCGTGCGTGCAAAGGATCATGCAAGCAAACCTTTGACCATGCTGTTGATAATGATGCCTTCAAAGCTATGGAGAACAAAATGGAGCAGTTCAACATTATCTCAAAGAGGCGAAAATCattctccaaaaacaaaaaactaaaacttcaGTCTGTTGATCGGCCTAGTGTGTCCCCCTCTTACCGGAAAATTCCCATTGTTCGCACTGAGCTGCTTACAAAGTTTGAAGACATTGAGCAGCATCAGGTGATTTTAGATGAACTCTTAGAAGATATTTAA
- the fgb gene encoding fibrinogen beta chain gives MKLRFLLCLCIVGALAQSDYDEEDGAEDKKDLKEALDPRGHRPVSRGRETYSAGPAAPPPISGGSRYRGRPTVAPVGKLMQEKEEQPDSGGCTHMSEKMGVLCPTGCDLKKTLQKQERNVRPTVEQLKRSVDELTQSTNSVYGYVLDMTAEVTQRQRVSEGNGLVVGQYTDSLETQHAFIKDAVDITFPQNIKILQGVLDKVREKIQRLEKAITSQRAKCQVPCKVSCPIPVVSGKECEDIIRKGGEESQMYLIRPDPLSMPYKVFCDQTSKKGGWVLIQNRMDGSVDFGRRWDDYRRGFGNIASDVGKGHCQTPGEYWLGNDRISQLTKMGPTELLVEMEDWSGSKVYAQYEQFTVQGEATNYILAAGRYSGTAGNTFLDGATELFGENRTMTIHNGMMFSTYDRDNDKWIPGDSSKQCSREDGGGWWYNRCHSCNPNGRYYWGGSYTKYMAKHGTDDGIVWMNWKGSWYSLKSISMKIRPFFKQ, from the exons ATGAAGCTTCGCTTTTTACTTTGCCTGTGTATTGTAGGAGCTCTTGCACAGAGCGACTACGATGAAGAGGATGGAGcg GAAGACAAAAAAGAT cTTAAAGAAGCCCTAGATCCCAGAGGTCATCGTCCCGTCAGTAGAGGTCGTGAGACATACTCCGCAGGCCCGGCTGCCCCACCTCCCATCAGCGGGGGAAGCCGTTACCGGGGAAGACCAACTGTAGCACCTGTGGGAAAACTTATGCAGGAGAAGGAAGAGCAGCCAGATTCTGGTGGATGTACCCACATGTCTGAAAAAATG GGTGTGTTGTGTCCCACAGGTTGTGATCTAAAGAAAACCCTCCAGAAGCAAGAACGTAACGTGAGGCCAACTGTAGAACAGCTCAAAAGATCTGTGGATGAGCTGACCCAGTCCACCAACTCTGTCTATGGCTACGTCTTGGATATGACTGCAGAAGTAACACAAAGACAAAGAGTCAGCGAGG GCAATGGTTTGGTGGTTGGTCAGTACACAGACAGCCTAGAGACCCAGCATGCTTTTATTAAGGATGCTGTGGACATCACCTTCCCCCAGAACATCAAAATCTTACAGGGTGTGCTTGACAAGGTCCGTGAGAAGATTCAGCGTTTAGAGAAAGCCATCACTTCTCAGAGGGCCAAGTGCCAAGTGCCTTGTAAAGTCAGCTGCCCGATTCCTGTGGTTTCCGGCAAGGAGTGTGAAGACATCATTCGCAAAGGAGGAGAGGAATCTCAGATGTACCTCATACGGCCTGATCCACTCAGCATGCCTTACAAGGTCTTCTGCGATCAGACAAGTAAAAAAGGAG GTTGGGTGCTCATCCAGAACCGTATGGATGGCAGTGTTGATTTTGGCAGACGTTGGGATGACTACCGAAGAGGCTTTGGAAACATTGCATCTGATGTGGGCAAAGGCCACTGCCAGACTCCTG GCGAGTACTGGTTGGGTAACGACCGTATTAGTCAGCTTACAAAGATGGGTCCCACTGAGCTTCTGGTTGAAATGGAAGACTGGTCCGGTTCAAAGGTCTACGCTCAGTATGAGCAGTTCACTGTGCAGGGCGAAGCTACCAACTACATTCTAGCAGCTGGTCGTTACTCAGGAACAGCTGGAAACACATTCTTGGATGGTGCAACAGAACTGTTTGGAGAGAATCGTACCATGACCATTCATAACGGCATGATGTTCAGCACCTACGACAGAGATAATGACAAATG GATACCTGGAGATTCTTCTAAGCAGTGTTCAAGAGAAGATGGAGGAGGATGGTGGTACAACCGATGCCACTCTTGTAATCCTAATGGGCGATACTACTGGGGAGGATCTTATACAAAATATATGGCCAAGCATGGGACAGATGATGGCATCGTGTGGATGAACTGGAAGGGCTCATGGTATTCGCTCAAATCTATCAGCATGAAGATCAGACCTTTcttcaaacaataa
- the trim2b gene encoding tripartite motif-containing protein 2 isoform X2: MEAQQASPDSSSEECTVLEALPGKGTALICSQHKGKVSVLYCLSCENSVCEDCMNGEHAGHPTDSLENIVDQQLAALQDRVDSAQNRLPQIREAVQSLRDILQQLSSQRSSIEEDIHSSFSELHKTLDTRKSVLLMELEVTSGLKQKVLQGQLDTLLQEEAAINYNCSQTGEALDGENKAVILQTHKDVGERLSDLASQGLPLQPEENDQLDLMMEIEGLRKSIHNLGTIVTTNAVASQTEASGEGLEQCVVGQPATVIITTRDKSGGLCKTGNAIISAEVCTPDGSVADGEIVDHKNGTYEFQYTVKKEGNFSLALRLYDQHIKGSPFQLKVTSSPDDSPPTTTAANAASTGSSDGGARKRSAKSPGSRSRQKGVRRGGSLLGTPKKRVNPIEDDLIFRIGTKGRNKGEFTNLQGVAACSEGKILIADSNNQCVQIFSNTGEFQSRFGVRGRLPGQLQRPTGVAVHPNGDIIIADYDNKWVSIFSSEGKYKAKLGSGRLMGPKGVSVDQNGHVIVVDNKACTVFIFQPSGKLVTKFGSRGNGDRQFAGPHFAAVNNNNEIIITDFHNHSVKVFNADGEFLLKFGSNGEGNGQFNAPTGVAVDVNGNIIVADWGNSRIQVFDGSGSFLSYINTAADPLYGPQGLALTSDGHVVVADSGNHCFKVYRYLQ, translated from the exons ATGGAGGCGCAGCAGGCTTCTCCTGACAGCAGCAGTGAGGAATGTACTGTACTAGAGGCTCTGCCTGGCAAGGGAACAGCGCTAATTTGCTCTCAACACAAAGGAAAA GTGTCTGTGTTGTACTGTTTGTCCTGTGAGAATTCCGTATGCGAGGACTGTATGAATGGAGAACATGCTGGGCACCCCACTGATTCACTGGAAAATATTGTGGACCAACAGCTAGCGGCATTACAGGACAGAGTGGATTCAGCCCAGAACAG GCTTCCTCAGATAAGAGAGGCAGTTCAGAGTTTGAGAGACATTCTGCAGCAGTTGAGCTCTCAGCGGAGCTCCATAGAGGAAGACATCCACTCCTCCTTCAGCGAGCTGCACAAAACCCTCGATACACGCAAGAGCGTCCTGCTCATGGAGCTGGAAGTCACTTCTGGACTCAAGCAGAAG GTTTTGCAGGGTCAGTTGGACACTCTTCTGCAGGAGGAAGCTGCCATCAACTATAACTGCAGTCAGACCGGTGAAGCCCTGGACGGGGAAAACAAGGCTGTCATCCTGCAGACCCATAAAGACGTGGGAGAGAGACTCAGTGACCTGGCCAGCCAGGGCCTTCCTCTTCAGCCTGAGGAGAACGACCAGCTGGATCTCATGATGGAGATCGAAGGACTTCGCAAGTCCATCCACAACCTGGGGACTATCGTCACCACCAATGCTGTGGCCAGTCAGACCGAGGCGTCTGGGGAGGGTCTGGAACAGTGCGTCGTGGGCCAGCCGGCAACTGTCATCATAACCACAAGAGACAAGTCTGGAGGACTGTGTAAGACGGGTAACGCCATCATCTCAGCTGAAGTCTGCACGCCGGATGGCAGCGTCGCAGACGGCGAAATCGTGGACCATAAAAATGGAACGTATGAATTCCAATACACGGTGAAGAAAGAGGGAAATTTTAGTCTGGCGCTTAGACTTTACGATCAGCATATTAAAGGAAGCCCCTTCCAGTTAAAGGTCACCAGCTCTCCGGATGATTCTCCACCCACCACCACCGCAGCCAATGCTGCATCCACGGGTTCCAGCGATGGTGGGGCGCGGAAACGGAGCGCAAAGTCCCCGGGGAGCAGAAGCCGGCAGAAGGGAGTCAGACGGGGAGGAAGCTTGCTCGGCACACCAAAAAAGAGAGTGAATCCGATCGAGGATGACCTAATTTTTAGAATAG GAACAAAAGGGAGGAATAAAGGAGAGTTCACTAACCTCCAAGGAGTAGCAGCATGTTCTGAAGGAAAAATCTTAATTGCAGACAGTAACAATCAGTGCGTGCAG ATATTTTCAAATACGGGAGAGTTTCAGAGCCGCTTCGGCGTGCGTGGCCGTTTACCGGGGCAGCTGCAGCGGCCCACTGGAGTAGCTGTGCATCCAAACGGGGACATCATCATTGCTGACTATGACAATAAGTGGGTTAGCATCTTCTCCAGTGAGGGCAAATACAAG GCTAAGCTTGGCTCAGGAAGGCTGATGGGTCCAAAAGGCGTATCTGTGGATCAGAACGGTCATGTTATCGTTGTGGACAACAAGGCCTGTACGGTTTTCATCTTCCAGCCCAGCGGGAAACTCGTCACTAAGTTCGGCAGCAGAGGAAATGGTGACAGACAGTTTGCAG GgccacactttgcagcagtcaacaacaacaatgaaataatCATCACAGACTTTCATAACCACTCTGTTAAG GTGTTTAATGCAGATGGAGAATTCTTGCTGAAATTTGGCTCAAATGGTGAAGGGAACGGGCAGTTCAATGCTCCCACAGGGGTTGCTGTGGATGTCAATGGGAACATTATTGTGGCAGACTGGGGAAACAGTCGGATACAG GTGTTTGACGGAAGTGGATCGTTCCTGTCCTACATCAATACGGCGGCAGACCCTCTCTACGGGCCGCAGGGTCTCGCTCTGACCTCAGATGGCCATGTTGTGGTGGCTGATTccgggaaccactgctttaaagtgTACCGCTACCTGCAATGA
- the fga gene encoding fibrinogen alpha chain, with translation MKLTHSLLCLFVVVSSALSDDTVVNPRGARPIEHGYKAQDTCKTKEWQMCTDDDWGNKCPSGCRVQGLMDKADHDIIKKIENIRRLLDEGRKLYRSADQVSKNTYSYLRERLTSSAGNDNRYTTLAEQLRQRITDIKIKIDRQLRLLDALKSQVKDQVIVIQRLEVDIDIKLRTCKGSCASYTEFSVDRESYAALDKQMDHLNTLRVQNVETVSSLGIMKSRPLKDLVLPSIYKSGTGKAEQKQLLFGDVGQMKLTLEAEGSTAESAATVSKFPTSGTSSGSSSTSHSSSSTSSSTSTVKQCTKSVRKVVTHTKDGPIERIEVTTSGPGCEDLEKMGISDTEFMTAAKEGKDLNRDGVRITMSGGNERSTTSLTHSTDGLGDFGDGFFTGLGTDKQRFSSSSSSSSSSSSKTVVSDGSKSYSKTTLSSDPAFGDDLGAFMRGDVEEDLPDIHARSVKSRDERKAGYVGGDCAEILQKHANGGQSGLFKIKPAGSEEIVEVYCDQGTGLGGWTLVQQREDGSVNFNRTWKEYRNGFGRLDQQGKGEIWIGNKFLHLLTQKESLLRVELQDWDGNEAYAEYSIRVGSEAEGFPLTVSDYVGDAGDALVQGQPNLRSFLSHAGMKFSTSDRDSDKWEENCAEMYGGGWWYNNCQSANLNGIYYKGGQYDPGTKVPYEIENGVVWLPFKPADYSLKVVKMKIRPVQN, from the exons ATGAAGCTCACACATTCGCTCCTCTGCCTTTTCGTGGTCGTGTCCTCTGCTTTG tcaGATGACACAGTTGTGAACCCTAGAGGTGCTCGTCCTATTGAACACGGCTACAAGGCACAAGACACCTGTAAGACAAAAGAATGGCAAATGTGTACAGATGACGACTGG GGAAACAAATGTCCATCTGGCTGCCGAGTTCAAGGCCTCATGGACAAAGCTGACCATGATATCATCAAGAAGATTGAGAATATTCGTCGTCTTCTGGACGAGGGCCGGAAACTGTATCGCTCCGCCGATCAAGTGTCCAAAAACACTTACAGTTACCTGAGAGAGCGCCTGACCTCTAGCGCTG GTAATGATAACAGGTACACCACTTTGGCCGAACAGCTGAGACAGAGGATTACTGATATCAAGATTAAAATTGACCGTCAACTCCGGTTACTGGACGCTCTGAAGTCGCAGGTCAAAGATCAAGTTATTGTAATTCAGCGACTTGAG GTCGACATTGACATCAAACTACGCACATGCAAGGGCTCTTGCGCCAGCTACACTGAGTTCTCGGTGGACAGGGAGAGCTATGCGGCTCTGGACAAGCAAATGGACCATCTCAACACTTTGCGTGTCCAGAACGTGGAGACCGTTAGTTCTCTGGGAATCATGAAGAGCAGGCCGTTGAAGGACTTGGTGTTACCCTCCATATATAAAAGCGGAACAGGCAAAGCCGAGCAGAAGCAGCTCCTCTTCGGAGACGTGGGTCAGATGAAGCTTACTCTGGAGGCGGAGGGTTCCACTGCCGAATCTGCCGCCACTGTTAGCAAGTTCCCCACATCAGGTACGAGCTCAGGTTCTTCCTCTACATCAcattcctcctcctccacctcctcctccacctccaccgTCAAGCAGTGCACCAAGTCAGTGCGCAAGGTGGTAACACACACCAAAGACGGCCCCATTGAGAGGATTGAGGTTACGACTAGCGGGCCCGGGTGTGAAGATTTAGAAAAAATGGGAATTTCAGATACAGAGTTTATGACGGCAGCCAAAGAAGGGAAAGATCTGAACCGTGACGGAGTCAGAATAACCATGAGCGGTGGCAATGAGAGGTCCACTACTTCTCTCACTCACAGCACAGATGGCCTAGGTGACTTCGGTGACGGTTTCTTCACGGGTCTTGGCACTGATAAGCAAAGGttctcctcatcttcatcctcatcctcatcgtCATCCTCGAAAACAGTCGTGTCAGATGGAAGCAAGAGTTATTCAAAGACCACCCTCTCTAGTGACCCAGCTTTTGGGGATGACCTTGGGGCGTTCATGCGTGGCGACGTGGAAGAGGATCTACCCGACATCCATGCACGAAGCGTGAAATCGCGTGACGAACGCAAGGCTGGCTATGTTGGTGGAG ATTGCGCTGAAATCCTGCAGAAGCATGCGAATGGCGGTCAGAGCGGCCTGTTCAAAATAAAGCCGGCTGGGTCGGAGGAGATAGTAGAGGTTTACTGTGACCAGGGTACTGGGTTGGGAGGCTGGACTCTGGTTCAGCAGAGGGAGGATGGGTCTGTTAACTTCAATCGCACTTGGAAGGAGTATCGAAATGGTTTTGGCCGGTTAGACCAACAGGGTAAGGGCGAGATCTGGATCGGCAACAAATTCTTACACCTTCTCACTCAGAAAGAGAGTCTTCTAAGAGTGGAGCTGCAGGACTGGGATGGGAATGAGGCCTATGCCGAGTACAGCATTAGAGTTGGCTCGGAGGCCGAGGGCTTTCCGCTGACCGTGTCGGATTACGTGGGTGATGCGGGTGATGCGTTAGTGCAAGGTCAGCCTAACCTCAGATCCTTCCTTTCACACGCTGGCATGAAGTTTAGCACCTCTGATAGGGACAGCGATAAGTGGGAGGAGAACTGTGCAGAGATGTATGGTGGAGGGTGGTGGTACAATAACTGCCAGTCGGCCAACCTTAATGGGATTTACTATAAAGGAGGCCAGTACGACCCTGGCACCAAAGTCCCTTATGAGATTGAGAATGGTGTTGTGTGGCTGCCTTTCAAACCAGCTGATTACTCCCTCAAAGTAGTGAAAATGAAGATCAGACCTGTCCAAAATTAA
- the trim2b gene encoding tripartite motif-containing protein 2 isoform X1, protein MEARFHHRVKNMKGLCFLHPCIVGAVTSSNRMEAQQASPDSSSEECTVLEALPGKGTALICSQHKGKVSVLYCLSCENSVCEDCMNGEHAGHPTDSLENIVDQQLAALQDRVDSAQNRLPQIREAVQSLRDILQQLSSQRSSIEEDIHSSFSELHKTLDTRKSVLLMELEVTSGLKQKVLQGQLDTLLQEEAAINYNCSQTGEALDGENKAVILQTHKDVGERLSDLASQGLPLQPEENDQLDLMMEIEGLRKSIHNLGTIVTTNAVASQTEASGEGLEQCVVGQPATVIITTRDKSGGLCKTGNAIISAEVCTPDGSVADGEIVDHKNGTYEFQYTVKKEGNFSLALRLYDQHIKGSPFQLKVTSSPDDSPPTTTAANAASTGSSDGGARKRSAKSPGSRSRQKGVRRGGSLLGTPKKRVNPIEDDLIFRIGTKGRNKGEFTNLQGVAACSEGKILIADSNNQCVQIFSNTGEFQSRFGVRGRLPGQLQRPTGVAVHPNGDIIIADYDNKWVSIFSSEGKYKAKLGSGRLMGPKGVSVDQNGHVIVVDNKACTVFIFQPSGKLVTKFGSRGNGDRQFAGPHFAAVNNNNEIIITDFHNHSVKVFNADGEFLLKFGSNGEGNGQFNAPTGVAVDVNGNIIVADWGNSRIQVFDGSGSFLSYINTAADPLYGPQGLALTSDGHVVVADSGNHCFKVYRYLQ, encoded by the exons atggaagcccgtttccaccacagagtaaaaaatatgaaag GTTTGTGCTTTCTACATCCTTGTATTGTGGGTGCAGTTACATCTTCCAACCGCATGGAGGCGCAGCAGGCTTCTCCTGACAGCAGCAGTGAGGAATGTACTGTACTAGAGGCTCTGCCTGGCAAGGGAACAGCGCTAATTTGCTCTCAACACAAAGGAAAA GTGTCTGTGTTGTACTGTTTGTCCTGTGAGAATTCCGTATGCGAGGACTGTATGAATGGAGAACATGCTGGGCACCCCACTGATTCACTGGAAAATATTGTGGACCAACAGCTAGCGGCATTACAGGACAGAGTGGATTCAGCCCAGAACAG GCTTCCTCAGATAAGAGAGGCAGTTCAGAGTTTGAGAGACATTCTGCAGCAGTTGAGCTCTCAGCGGAGCTCCATAGAGGAAGACATCCACTCCTCCTTCAGCGAGCTGCACAAAACCCTCGATACACGCAAGAGCGTCCTGCTCATGGAGCTGGAAGTCACTTCTGGACTCAAGCAGAAG GTTTTGCAGGGTCAGTTGGACACTCTTCTGCAGGAGGAAGCTGCCATCAACTATAACTGCAGTCAGACCGGTGAAGCCCTGGACGGGGAAAACAAGGCTGTCATCCTGCAGACCCATAAAGACGTGGGAGAGAGACTCAGTGACCTGGCCAGCCAGGGCCTTCCTCTTCAGCCTGAGGAGAACGACCAGCTGGATCTCATGATGGAGATCGAAGGACTTCGCAAGTCCATCCACAACCTGGGGACTATCGTCACCACCAATGCTGTGGCCAGTCAGACCGAGGCGTCTGGGGAGGGTCTGGAACAGTGCGTCGTGGGCCAGCCGGCAACTGTCATCATAACCACAAGAGACAAGTCTGGAGGACTGTGTAAGACGGGTAACGCCATCATCTCAGCTGAAGTCTGCACGCCGGATGGCAGCGTCGCAGACGGCGAAATCGTGGACCATAAAAATGGAACGTATGAATTCCAATACACGGTGAAGAAAGAGGGAAATTTTAGTCTGGCGCTTAGACTTTACGATCAGCATATTAAAGGAAGCCCCTTCCAGTTAAAGGTCACCAGCTCTCCGGATGATTCTCCACCCACCACCACCGCAGCCAATGCTGCATCCACGGGTTCCAGCGATGGTGGGGCGCGGAAACGGAGCGCAAAGTCCCCGGGGAGCAGAAGCCGGCAGAAGGGAGTCAGACGGGGAGGAAGCTTGCTCGGCACACCAAAAAAGAGAGTGAATCCGATCGAGGATGACCTAATTTTTAGAATAG GAACAAAAGGGAGGAATAAAGGAGAGTTCACTAACCTCCAAGGAGTAGCAGCATGTTCTGAAGGAAAAATCTTAATTGCAGACAGTAACAATCAGTGCGTGCAG ATATTTTCAAATACGGGAGAGTTTCAGAGCCGCTTCGGCGTGCGTGGCCGTTTACCGGGGCAGCTGCAGCGGCCCACTGGAGTAGCTGTGCATCCAAACGGGGACATCATCATTGCTGACTATGACAATAAGTGGGTTAGCATCTTCTCCAGTGAGGGCAAATACAAG GCTAAGCTTGGCTCAGGAAGGCTGATGGGTCCAAAAGGCGTATCTGTGGATCAGAACGGTCATGTTATCGTTGTGGACAACAAGGCCTGTACGGTTTTCATCTTCCAGCCCAGCGGGAAACTCGTCACTAAGTTCGGCAGCAGAGGAAATGGTGACAGACAGTTTGCAG GgccacactttgcagcagtcaacaacaacaatgaaataatCATCACAGACTTTCATAACCACTCTGTTAAG GTGTTTAATGCAGATGGAGAATTCTTGCTGAAATTTGGCTCAAATGGTGAAGGGAACGGGCAGTTCAATGCTCCCACAGGGGTTGCTGTGGATGTCAATGGGAACATTATTGTGGCAGACTGGGGAAACAGTCGGATACAG GTGTTTGACGGAAGTGGATCGTTCCTGTCCTACATCAATACGGCGGCAGACCCTCTCTACGGGCCGCAGGGTCTCGCTCTGACCTCAGATGGCCATGTTGTGGTGGCTGATTccgggaaccactgctttaaagtgTACCGCTACCTGCAATGA